One Felis catus isolate Fca126 chromosome D1, F.catus_Fca126_mat1.0, whole genome shotgun sequence DNA segment encodes these proteins:
- the LOC101089962 gene encoding olfactory receptor 1S1-like has product MHQGNRTTVSGFLLLGLSNQAEQQKVLFVLFLGMYLVTVVGNGLIILAIGLDSYLHTPMYFFLANLSFADISSVSTSVPKMLMNIQTKTQSISYENCITQMYFSIVFVVIDNFLLGVMAYDRFVAICHPLNYMTIMQPRLCISLAVIPWVLSNAVALIHTLLLLPLLFCDSNTLPHFFCDLAPLLKLSCSDTRINELVLFIAGLSVVTFPFALILFSYICIVRAVLRISSTEGKWKAFSTCGSHLTVVLLFYGTIVGVYFFPSTTHPDGGDKIGAVLFTVVTPMMNPFIYSLRNKDMKGALRKLLSRKIFLPLMPWASDLSP; this is encoded by the coding sequence ATGCATCAAGGAAATCGAACCACCGTCTCTGGGTTCCTCCTTCTGGGACTCTCCAACCAGGCTGAGCAGCAGAAGGTCCTCTTTGTGCTTTTCCTGGGTATGTACCTGGTCACTGTAGTTGGGAATGGACTCATCATCCTGGCCATCGGCTTGGATTCTTACCTTCACActcccatgtatttcttccttgccaatctATCCTTTGCTGATATTTCCTCCGTATCCACCTCAGTCCCCAAGATGCTAATGAATATTCAGACCAAGACTCAATCCATCTCCTATGAGAACTGCATCACGCAAATGTACTTTTCTATTGTGTTTGTCGTTATTGACAATTTCCTCTTGGGCgtcatggcctatgaccgctttGTGGCTATCTGCCACCCTCTGAACTACATGACCATCATGCAACCCAGGCTCTGCATTTCGCTCGCGGTCATTCCGTGGGTCCTCAGTAATGCTGTTGCCCTAATACACACTCTTCTACTCCTTCCGTTGCTTTTCTGTGACAGCAACACTCTCCCACACTTCTTCTGTGACTTGGCGCCTCTGCTCAAGCTGTCCTGCTCAGACACAAGGATCAATGAACTCGTATTATTTATCGCGGGCTTATCGGTTGTCACCTTCCCCTTTGCCCTCATTCTCTTCTCCTACATCTGCATTGTCAGGGCTGTCCTGAGAATCTCATCCACAGAGGGAAAGTGGaaagccttctccacctgtggctcTCACCTGACAGTTGTATTGCTCTTCTATGGGACCATTGTAGGGGTTTACTTCTTCCCCTCAACCACTCACCCTGATGGCGGAGATAAGATTGGTGCAGTGCTATTCACTGTGGTGACGCCCATGATGAACCCCTTCATCTATAGCCTGAGGAACAAGGACATGAAAGGTGCCCTAAGAAAGCTCCTCAGTAGGAAAATCTTCCTCCCTTTGATGCCGTGGGCATCTGATTTATCCCCATAA